A genomic stretch from Helianthus annuus cultivar XRQ/B chromosome 1, HanXRQr2.0-SUNRISE, whole genome shotgun sequence includes:
- the LOC110925383 gene encoding protein FAR1-RELATED SEQUENCE 5-like, whose protein sequence is MSNPKTNYTVFGDIVGFDATYKPNKYDLVFVPFTGIDNHFRNVTFDGALLGSETAGSYRWLLRCFVNAFGNEPKVVVTDQDAAMKRAIKDVLPRSRHRLCMWHIWEKLKTKVGPVLSSNIDFNTRMTRVVWDDTIIPEDFETEWHSIMSTFGLENHEWLKDMYDLRFDWIPSYYHGENLAGLMRTTSRCESENYFFGQFCNPRCTLVEFFTHFETAMDFQRHEHRRNDHDTRLKLMLPLQSVYQNSHDTMGDVQYYEIKDFKQPCTSLFKVEYSKQEDGLSISCTCKRFEQFGILCRHIFYVIRNSEIDKVFREIVVANKYVVNRLVGDLDELCR, encoded by the exons ATGAGCAATCCAAAAACAAATTATACAGTATTTGGTGACATAGTAGGTTTTGATGCTACTTATAAACCAAACAA ATATGATTTGGTTTTTGTACCATTTACTGGGATTGATAATCATTTTAGGAATGTCACATTTGATGGTGCATTACTTGGTTCTGAGACTGCAGGTTCTTATCGATGGCTTTTAAGGTGCTTTGTTAATGCTTTTGGAAATGAGCCTAAAGTTGTTGTTACTGATCAAGATGCTGCAATGAAGAGAGCTATTAAGGATGTTCTTCCAAGAAGTAGACATAGGTTATGTATGTGGCATATATGGGAGAAATTGAAGACAAAG GTTGGTCCTGTTTTGTCATCCAATATTGACTTTAATACAAGAATGACTCGTGTTGTTTGGGATGATACTATTATTCCAGAAGATTTTGAAACTGAGTGGCATTCAATAATGTCTACTTTTGGATTGGAAAATCATGAATGGTTAAAAGATATGTACGATCTTCGATTTGATTGGATACCCTCTTATTACCATGGAGAGAATTTGGCTGGTCTTATGCGTACTACGTCTAGATGTGAAAGCGAGAATTACTTCTTTGGTCAGTTTTGTAATCCAAGATGTACACTTGTTGAATTTTTCACTCATTTTGAGACTGCAATGGATTTTCAAAGGCATGAACATAGGAGGAATGATCATGATACAAG ATTGAAATTGATGCTTCCATTACAAAGTGTATATCAAAACTCTCATGATACTATGGGTGATGTTCAATATTATGAAATAAAGGATTTCAAACAGCCATGCACATCTTTATTCaag GTTGAATACAGTAAACAGGAAGATGGTTTAAGTATAAGTTGTACTTGCAAACGGTTTGAACAATTTGGTATATTGTGCCGGCATATATTTTATGTTATACG GAATAGTGAAATTGATAAAGTTTTTAGAGAAATCGTTGTAGCAAATAAATATGTGGTTAATAGGTTGGTTGGGGATTTAGATGAGTTGTGTCGTTAA
- the LOC110925317 gene encoding protein FAM133-like — MASSRDNLKVYLRVSEKKSVSQNPKSSKKPKTSSVEENIDQQGNISRKSTMKQQTSRKRKEISDNDKKQEEKKRRRKKVVIESSEDTDSVSKDENSSRAIVLHTSEQQQVNSDDDFVDPPPRVKQTKYQKKEKAEPKTKRSLKKDKTEEQPEEQLEEQPYYDYDGKKST, encoded by the exons ATGGCGTCATCGAGAGATAATTTGAAGGTTTACCTTCGAGTTTCTGAAAAGAAATCTGtatctcaaaaccctaaatcatcaaaGAAGCCAAAAACATCATCAGTTGAAGAAAACATCGATCAACAAGGAAACATTAGCCGAAAATCAACAATGAAACAACAAACTAGTAGAAAACgcaaagagatttctgataatg ataaaaaacaagAGGAAAAAAAAAGGAGAAGAAAGAAAGTGGTGATAGAATCTTCAGAAGATACAGATTCtgtttcaaaagatgaaaattcTAGTCGAGCTATAGTTCTGCATACTTCTGAACAACAACAAGTAAATTCAG atgatgattttgttgatccACCACCAAGAGTGAAACAGACAAAATATCAGAAGAAGGAAAAGGCAGAACCAAAAACAAAGAGATCATTGAAGAAAGATAAAACAGAAGAACAGCCAGAAGAACAACTAGAAGAACAACCATATTACGATTACGACGGAAAAAAATCAACATAA